A single region of the Pseudalkalibacillus berkeleyi genome encodes:
- a CDS encoding DUF2304 domain-containing protein yields MNISVVSFGVVIMFLFIVLESVRRGILETKYSLLWILTCVVLAVLSISTSLLEMLANLLGIFYAPSLLFLFGLLFSLIIIFDLTRRISQLNHKIITLTQDFTLLKQELKEQEKIREGSKK; encoded by the coding sequence ATGAATATATCAGTTGTTTCATTTGGTGTAGTAATTATGTTTCTCTTTATCGTGCTCGAATCTGTCAGAAGAGGGATTCTTGAGACAAAGTATTCTTTATTGTGGATTCTCACTTGTGTTGTTTTGGCAGTATTAAGTATTAGCACTTCGTTGTTAGAAATGTTGGCTAATCTATTAGGCATATTCTATGCGCCGTCTCTGTTATTTTTATTTGGACTTTTATTTAGTTTAATTATTATCTTCGATTTAACTCGAAGAATTTCTCAATTAAATCATAAAATCATAACCTTAACGCAAGACTTCACTTTGTTAAAACAGGAATTAAAAGAGCAAGAAAAAATAAGAGAAGGAAGTAAAAAATGA
- a CDS encoding DUF4870 domain-containing protein has product MTEDLNALSKEEKNWGMFIHLAAFAGYLTVALGFIVGPLILWLMKKDESEYANFHGKEALNFQISFLIYGAISGLLIFVLIGFILLPIVALLQLIFMIIGTIRASEGTYYRYPMTIRFFK; this is encoded by the coding sequence ATGACTGAAGATTTAAATGCATTGTCTAAAGAAGAAAAGAATTGGGGTATGTTTATACATTTAGCTGCTTTTGCAGGGTATTTGACAGTAGCACTTGGGTTTATCGTCGGCCCGTTAATCCTTTGGTTAATGAAGAAAGATGAGTCTGAATATGCAAATTTTCACGGAAAAGAAGCACTTAACTTTCAAATTAGCTTTCTAATTTATGGAGCCATTTCAGGTCTACTTATCTTTGTGTTAATCGGCTTCATTCTTCTACCGATAGTGGCATTGTTACAACTGATTTTCATGATTATCGGAACGATACGAGCAAGTGAAGGCACATATTATCGATACCCAATGACGATTCGTTTCTTTAAGTAA
- a CDS encoding DUF6583 family protein, producing MNYGKDETAATIEPSQQPKKSKKPLIISLAVIVLLGISATVYALFFNLSAKETYFLAEKKTMEQTSEDYMEMFAVNEDINEKMLEEPSKTSMNLSLNSINGLEAIDPNVAMFSSFLNQVKLNFSTQLDPENNEGLVDMKVGIGGTELVKAEAYQSETVTGLSVPLLYNQYLYMKNEEFGKVMREMDPNYVGPDTIDNFVKLQLESVENQEKLEEHLKEYGKFILDEIKDEDVTSKDGVEFEGEKYEQLTLELSEKETKDLLKALITKVKNDDELLDQYIEMGVGSNFTTMSMNKEDMKKEFISLLEEAEKNMDDVSMPDGLKSVILIDNDNLIVKRDMMFKIGDQSEIINMNLSTHALRKDDIVTDGKWELNAYPEGSKNQDYLKILFELKGEKKDEKMNHDLTGTVAIAESGEVNGATLKAGLTGKPEDMKINFEISVDEATQQIPPIKGHFTRKVTDDLDNGQYSTKGEFGLEADPGLGSPVEVVFDYESKTAFKEKLKFPNVQEDGVNVAELNDQEKQELMTEVQSRIQGLMMNSPF from the coding sequence ATGAATTACGGAAAAGATGAAACCGCTGCTACCATTGAACCATCCCAGCAGCCTAAGAAAAGCAAGAAACCATTGATCATCTCACTCGCTGTGATTGTTTTACTAGGAATCAGCGCAACTGTTTATGCACTCTTTTTCAATTTATCAGCGAAAGAAACGTATTTTCTAGCTGAGAAAAAGACGATGGAACAAACATCTGAAGATTATATGGAGATGTTTGCAGTTAATGAAGACATCAACGAGAAAATGTTAGAAGAACCGTCCAAAACATCAATGAACCTTAGTCTAAATAGCATTAATGGATTAGAAGCCATTGATCCGAACGTCGCAATGTTTAGTTCATTTCTCAATCAAGTGAAATTGAACTTCTCTACTCAACTTGATCCTGAGAATAATGAAGGACTTGTTGATATGAAAGTCGGAATAGGCGGAACAGAGCTTGTAAAAGCAGAAGCTTATCAATCTGAAACAGTAACAGGGCTTAGCGTCCCACTACTTTACAACCAATATCTTTACATGAAAAATGAAGAGTTTGGTAAAGTGATGCGTGAAATGGATCCGAATTATGTTGGACCAGATACGATCGATAACTTCGTAAAATTGCAGTTAGAATCAGTTGAAAACCAAGAGAAATTAGAAGAACATTTGAAGGAATACGGAAAGTTCATTTTAGATGAAATTAAAGATGAAGACGTCACTTCTAAAGACGGCGTTGAGTTTGAAGGAGAAAAATACGAGCAGTTAACCCTAGAGCTTTCAGAAAAAGAAACAAAAGATCTTCTCAAAGCGCTCATTACGAAAGTGAAAAATGACGATGAACTGTTAGATCAGTATATCGAAATGGGCGTGGGCTCTAATTTCACAACAATGAGCATGAATAAAGAAGACATGAAAAAAGAATTTATTTCTTTACTTGAAGAAGCTGAAAAAAATATGGACGATGTGAGCATGCCTGATGGATTAAAGAGTGTCATTCTGATTGACAATGACAACTTGATTGTAAAACGTGACATGATGTTTAAGATTGGCGATCAAAGTGAGATCATAAATATGAATCTTTCTACACACGCGCTACGAAAAGATGACATCGTTACTGATGGAAAATGGGAATTAAACGCTTATCCAGAAGGTAGCAAGAACCAAGACTACTTGAAAATTCTTTTTGAACTGAAAGGCGAAAAGAAAGACGAGAAAATGAATCATGACCTCACAGGTACTGTCGCTATCGCTGAATCCGGAGAAGTAAACGGTGCAACGCTTAAGGCTGGATTAACAGGTAAGCCAGAAGACATGAAGATTAACTTTGAAATTTCAGTTGATGAAGCAACTCAACAGATTCCACCAATTAAAGGTCACTTTACGAGAAAAGTAACAGATGATCTTGATAACGGACAATACTCGACTAAAGGTGAATTTGGTTTAGAAGCGGATCCTGGACTAGGCTCTCCAGTCGAAGTGGTTTTCGATTACGAATCCAAAACGGCATTTAAAGAAAAGCTTAAGTTTCCTAACGTCCAAGAAGACGGTGTAAACGTAGCTGAATTAAATGACCAAGAAAAACAAGAGCTGATGACGGAAGTTCAGTCACGCATCCAAGGCTTGATGATGAACAGCCCATTCTAA
- a CDS encoding EamA family transporter, with protein sequence MTYLLLLVNVFLLVGGQMLWKVGAAKIDQWNFETIIYLLKSPFFIGGGLLYVVATFIWMYIITKLPFSVAYPLQSLSYVIGVLAAYFYFKESVDASQWIGVCVIVIGVYLIAK encoded by the coding sequence ATGACGTATTTGTTATTGTTAGTCAATGTTTTTCTACTTGTTGGAGGGCAAATGCTCTGGAAGGTAGGAGCTGCGAAAATAGATCAGTGGAATTTTGAAACGATTATCTACTTGTTAAAGTCGCCCTTCTTTATTGGGGGCGGTCTTTTATATGTGGTCGCTACTTTTATTTGGATGTACATCATAACGAAGTTGCCGTTCAGTGTTGCCTATCCGCTCCAAAGCTTAAGTTATGTCATCGGCGTTCTAGCAGCTTACTTTTATTTCAAGGAATCTGTTGATGCTTCTCAATGGATAGGCGTTTGTGTCATTGTTATAGGAGTCTATTTAATCGCTAAGTAG
- a CDS encoding glycosyltransferase family 2 protein — MKEHKVLIIVPAFNEEESIGKTLHKLIHTSRNSPYGIDICVVNDGSSDRTVDVVQSFPEVILLDLPYNLGIGGAMQTGYRYAYENNYQIAIQFDADGQHNNEDLSTIIEPLYANEADMIVGSRFVLPTDYKGSSLRRFGIVYFMYLLYLLTKQKFTDPTSGFRAINNRIIKEFAHKYPKDYPEPEVLIYIHKKGYVIQEKSVQMQQRQGGSSSITPFKSMYYMLKVTLSILMQKVIKE, encoded by the coding sequence ATGAAAGAACATAAAGTGTTAATCATTGTTCCTGCATTTAATGAGGAAGAATCTATAGGTAAAACACTGCATAAATTAATTCACACCTCTCGAAATTCTCCATATGGAATTGATATATGTGTTGTGAATGATGGTTCTAGTGATCGTACTGTTGATGTAGTCCAGAGCTTTCCTGAAGTCATTCTCCTCGACCTACCTTATAACTTAGGAATCGGTGGAGCAATGCAAACAGGGTATCGATATGCATATGAAAACAATTATCAAATCGCTATTCAATTCGACGCAGATGGACAACATAATAATGAGGACCTATCTACGATTATAGAGCCCTTGTATGCAAACGAAGCTGATATGATTGTAGGCTCCAGATTCGTCTTGCCAACTGATTATAAAGGCAGCAGTTTAAGAAGATTCGGCATTGTTTATTTTATGTATTTATTATACTTATTAACGAAACAAAAATTCACGGATCCCACTTCGGGTTTTCGTGCAATTAATAATCGCATTATTAAGGAATTTGCCCATAAGTACCCAAAAGATTATCCTGAGCCAGAAGTTCTGATTTATATTCATAAGAAAGGTTATGTCATTCAAGAAAAATCTGTTCAAATGCAACAAAGACAAGGCGGATCTTCTTCTATTACCCCATTTAAGAGCATGTATTATATGCTGAAAGTTACTCTTTCTATATTAATGCAGAAAGTTATAAAGGAATGA